From a single Adhaeribacter swui genomic region:
- a CDS encoding TonB-dependent receptor, whose product MRKLLLLFGYFIPMAAAWAQGAIEVTVLNPKLEPVSGVPLTITSEAISFSATRSTNSKGSVTFSGLSTAGTYIILFAENETYSAVSSEPVSPRSNFNRTVTLVLPLKQERVLEGVTVYPNNTTRINRYNAEVSSEMRISEIRELPVEGRDLSRMLFRLPNVTQATGFFPEAPNVSINGANPLFNNYLIDGLDNNEQFLGGARFSVPIGFVQNVSVLTNNYSAEFGNTGNGIINVTSKSGSNELQGEAFFLTRPGFLDASSPYAQRDLSGNQVKDGFQRYQGGFGVGGAIVKGKTFYYLNYEHTTDLKDNILSSPALGVNETIRGKNYFNYLSGKLDHYWSDRFHSTLRANTGIVGIGRQAGGLTGGLNFPSSASDQVRNSLNLASTNVYTSGNLTLTTNVQYARFRWDYAAPDNPSSPDVTVAGPTGETVAVLGHPGYAFESIQHTIQAQQKASWSVGSHSFKAGAEILSTDHALFGGGNPNGSYRVQLTQAQLDNLRAANRGSALSVTDIPTDALVTNYSVELRPTYFGKRQNIFSAYLEDQVQATERLNLNLGLRYDYDNLSRGGNAKGDFNNLAPRVSFNYQLTPNSTIRGGFGLFYDKILYTVYSDALQQNNNSPDFKQQIAYYVAQGILPTDTDVDRVTFNGNLSVGQSNNAGLPFAYLQGPPAENFSDQRNLFSNERRILNPNGYDNPFTRQFSLGYQLQVAPSKLFYVDLVYNQGRNLFRTVNLNAPAAWDYNRSQQSGIARSSAWADSTRTLPIYGNYAVINGNRLDGVARSLVMTESEGKSNYYAASFNLQKDKADDKFSYRLIYTLSYLENNTEDINFRAMDANNFQAEWGPSINDRRHVINGIYNYYPVSNLTLTLAALLQSGQPINRIPDASQYKVIDSRGNILLNAGGNYIFTNDLNGDGSAFGDAYVGNSDRYPDEKRNSDRLPWSNTFDASVQYFVPFRTTSKKGLEIRADVFNLFNAENLSGYSNNATQSNQIQVGPASSGLLVRRNAAPPRQVQFGLRYIF is encoded by the coding sequence GTGAGAAAACTATTACTCTTGTTCGGGTATTTTATACCCATGGCCGCTGCTTGGGCGCAGGGCGCGATTGAAGTTACCGTACTTAACCCTAAACTTGAACCCGTTTCGGGCGTACCCTTAACCATAACCAGTGAAGCTATTAGCTTTAGTGCCACCCGGAGCACCAACAGCAAAGGTTCTGTTACCTTTTCGGGCCTCAGCACTGCTGGCACTTATATTATTCTTTTTGCCGAAAACGAAACTTACAGTGCTGTTTCATCGGAACCGGTAAGTCCGCGTTCTAACTTTAACCGCACTGTTACCCTGGTACTCCCCCTGAAGCAAGAACGGGTTTTAGAAGGTGTTACGGTGTACCCTAACAATACCACCCGGATTAACCGGTACAATGCCGAGGTATCTTCAGAAATGCGCATTTCCGAAATTCGGGAGTTGCCCGTAGAAGGCCGGGATCTTTCGCGGATGCTGTTCCGTCTGCCCAATGTTACGCAAGCCACGGGCTTTTTCCCGGAAGCGCCGAATGTGAGTATTAACGGGGCCAATCCTTTATTCAATAATTATTTAATTGATGGCCTCGATAACAACGAACAATTTTTGGGAGGCGCCCGCTTTAGTGTTCCGATTGGCTTTGTGCAAAACGTATCGGTACTTACTAACAACTACTCGGCAGAGTTCGGGAATACCGGTAACGGCATCATCAACGTAACGTCTAAATCCGGCAGCAACGAACTGCAAGGCGAAGCCTTTTTCCTGACCCGGCCCGGTTTTCTGGATGCTTCTTCGCCTTACGCACAGCGGGACCTTTCGGGAAATCAAGTAAAAGATGGTTTTCAGCGGTACCAAGGGGGCTTTGGTGTGGGGGGCGCCATCGTTAAAGGAAAAACTTTTTATTACCTCAATTACGAGCACACCACTGATTTAAAAGATAATATTTTGAGCAGCCCGGCTCTGGGCGTGAATGAAACCATCCGGGGTAAGAACTACTTCAATTATCTTTCGGGCAAGTTAGATCATTATTGGAGTGACCGATTTCACTCCACCCTCCGTGCCAACACGGGCATTGTGGGCATTGGTCGCCAGGCCGGTGGTTTAACCGGCGGTTTAAATTTCCCTTCCTCCGCCAGCGACCAGGTGCGTAATTCCCTGAATCTGGCTAGTACCAATGTGTATACTTCCGGAAATCTTACCTTAACGACCAATGTACAGTACGCGCGTTTTCGCTGGGATTACGCTGCCCCGGATAATCCCAGCAGCCCGGATGTAACCGTAGCCGGACCAACCGGCGAAACCGTGGCCGTGCTGGGACACCCAGGTTATGCTTTTGAGAGTATTCAACACACGATACAAGCCCAGCAAAAAGCTTCCTGGTCGGTGGGGAGCCATAGCTTTAAAGCCGGAGCCGAAATATTGAGTACGGATCATGCGCTTTTTGGCGGGGGTAACCCCAACGGTAGCTACCGGGTACAGCTCACCCAAGCGCAATTAGATAACCTACGAGCAGCCAACCGGGGATCTGCCTTAAGCGTGACCGATATACCTACGGATGCTTTGGTAACAAACTACTCCGTTGAGTTACGCCCCACGTATTTTGGCAAACGCCAGAATATTTTTAGCGCTTACCTGGAAGACCAGGTGCAGGCAACCGAGCGGTTGAATTTGAACTTGGGCCTTCGATACGACTACGATAATCTTTCTCGGGGCGGCAATGCCAAAGGAGACTTTAATAACCTGGCTCCCCGCGTAAGTTTTAATTACCAGCTTACACCCAACAGCACTATCCGGGGCGGCTTTGGCTTGTTCTACGACAAAATTTTGTACACCGTTTACAGTGATGCCTTGCAGCAGAACAACAATTCCCCCGATTTCAAACAACAAATTGCCTACTACGTGGCACAAGGAATTTTACCGACCGATACCGACGTAGACCGGGTTACTTTTAACGGCAATCTATCGGTTGGGCAAAGCAATAATGCTGGTTTACCTTTTGCTTACCTGCAAGGTCCGCCGGCCGAAAATTTTTCCGATCAACGGAATCTGTTTAGCAACGAACGACGAATCTTAAACCCGAATGGTTATGATAATCCTTTTACCCGGCAATTTTCTTTGGGTTACCAGTTGCAGGTAGCACCTAGCAAGCTCTTCTACGTGGATTTAGTATATAATCAAGGCCGTAATTTGTTCCGCACCGTTAATCTAAACGCGCCGGCCGCCTGGGACTACAACCGCAGCCAGCAAAGCGGTATTGCCCGCAGCAGTGCCTGGGCCGATTCTACCCGGACCCTACCCATCTACGGGAACTATGCGGTAATTAACGGGAACCGGTTGGATGGGGTCGCGCGCAGTTTGGTCATGACGGAGTCCGAAGGTAAAAGTAACTACTACGCCGCCAGTTTTAATTTGCAGAAAGATAAAGCAGATGATAAGTTTTCTTACCGTTTGATTTACACTTTATCTTACCTGGAGAACAATACCGAAGATATTAATTTCCGGGCCATGGATGCTAACAACTTCCAGGCCGAATGGGGACCGAGTATCAACGACCGGCGCCATGTGATCAATGGCATTTACAATTACTATCCGGTTTCCAACTTAACGTTAACATTGGCGGCTTTACTGCAAAGCGGCCAGCCCATCAACCGGATTCCGGATGCTTCCCAATATAAAGTAATAGATAGCCGCGGCAATATTCTGCTGAATGCGGGCGGAAACTACATTTTTACGAATGATTTAAACGGGGATGGATCCGCTTTTGGGGATGCTTACGTGGGTAACTCCGACCGGTACCCGGACGAAAAACGTAATTCTGACCGGCTGCCGTGGTCCAATACTTTTGATGCCAGCGTGCAGTATTTTGTACCTTTTAGAACCACGAGCAAAAAAGGATTGGAAATACGGGCGGATGTATTTAATTTGTTCAATGCCGAAAACCTGAGCGGCTACAGCAATAATGCTACGCAAAGCAACCAGATTCAGGTTGGGCCCGCGAGCAGTGGCCTATTAGTTCGCCGCAATGCCGCCCCTCCCCGCCAGGTTCAATTTGGTCTCCGGTACATTTTTTAA
- a CDS encoding ABC transporter substrate-binding protein: MKFKYLTTSALILSLLFSSCGNNNGQLEQLDLAEANWFNIEQAAKGTTVQMMMWQGDPLINKYMEDYVKPKLQEQYNITLDISSGQGKDIVGLALAEKETGKKTSEIDVIWINGETFYQLRQLDALNGPFTERLPSNQFVNWQSPFIARDFQQPVKGMEAPWGNVQLAFIYHTAKVPQPPASFSALETYIQNNPGTFTIPNEFTGMTLLKSWLIALAGKEELAGKFDAAKYTKYSQQLWQKLNRLKPYFWKQGQTFPASLAQLHQLYANGEVNFTFSNNDAEVDNKILQGVFPPESRAYVPEPGTIQNTHYLGIMKQAGNLPGALVVINFLQSPEAQYQKASPEVWGDGTILNVSKLPGEWRQKFKNIPARRQAPDRTKIQDRAFEELAPEYMIRLYDDFRTEVIEHN; the protein is encoded by the coding sequence ATGAAATTTAAATACCTCACTACTTCTGCCCTGATTCTATCCTTACTTTTCAGCAGTTGCGGAAACAATAATGGTCAGCTGGAACAATTAGACCTAGCAGAGGCAAACTGGTTCAACATAGAACAAGCGGCTAAGGGCACTACCGTACAAATGATGATGTGGCAAGGCGATCCGCTCATTAATAAGTACATGGAGGATTATGTTAAACCAAAGCTACAGGAACAATACAACATTACGCTCGATATTTCATCCGGTCAGGGGAAAGACATTGTGGGGCTTGCCCTGGCTGAAAAAGAGACCGGAAAAAAAACGAGTGAAATCGACGTGATCTGGATAAACGGCGAAACCTTTTACCAACTACGGCAGCTCGATGCGCTTAACGGCCCATTTACTGAGCGGCTACCCAGCAATCAATTCGTGAACTGGCAAAGCCCGTTTATTGCCCGCGACTTTCAACAGCCCGTTAAAGGCATGGAAGCGCCTTGGGGAAATGTACAATTAGCTTTTATTTACCATACTGCTAAAGTACCGCAACCACCTGCTTCCTTCAGCGCTTTAGAAACGTACATCCAAAATAATCCCGGCACCTTTACCATACCCAATGAGTTTACCGGCATGACTTTATTAAAATCTTGGCTGATTGCCTTGGCCGGAAAAGAAGAACTAGCCGGAAAGTTTGATGCCGCCAAATATACAAAGTACAGCCAACAACTATGGCAAAAGCTGAACCGCCTTAAACCCTACTTCTGGAAACAAGGCCAGACTTTCCCGGCTTCGCTCGCGCAACTGCACCAGCTTTACGCCAACGGAGAAGTAAATTTTACTTTCAGTAACAACGATGCCGAGGTAGACAACAAAATTTTGCAAGGCGTGTTTCCGCCGGAGTCCCGGGCCTACGTTCCCGAGCCGGGTACTATTCAAAACACGCATTACTTGGGCATTATGAAACAAGCCGGCAATTTGCCCGGCGCCTTAGTAGTCATCAATTTTCTGCAGTCGCCGGAGGCACAGTACCAAAAAGCCAGTCCGGAAGTTTGGGGCGACGGTACCATCCTAAACGTATCGAAACTACCCGGAGAATGGAGACAAAAATTTAAAAATATTCCCGCCCGCCGGCAAGCCCCTGATCGCACTAAAATACAAGACCGGGCTTTCGAAGAACTGGCTCCCGAATACATGATCCGCTTGTATGATGATTTCAGAACAGAAGTAATTGAGCATAACTAA
- a CDS encoding TIGR04282 family arsenosugar biosynthesis glycosyltransferase, whose amino-acid sequence MKAARAHTAVLLFTRTSTEEARAKKFTPGTRRNKAIIRQLINRTKLLVQQAGLPLIVIDSAKQKGETFGERLQHAVQQVVNAGYEQVICLGNDSPGLTPGLIRLAAAKLQHQDFVFGRAADGGVYLIGLRQPTLSKLNFATIPWHTAQVFQELCRQTNLCRVTLLAPILADADDQAALQGISNTFTTVRFFKILRSLLQLVRAFVPSFTPLFVAARLTCQGLRAPPRGI is encoded by the coding sequence TTGAAAGCTGCCAGGGCGCATACGGCTGTTTTGCTTTTTACCCGCACTTCTACCGAAGAAGCTCGGGCAAAAAAATTTACCCCGGGTACCCGCCGAAACAAAGCCATCATCCGGCAGCTTATTAATCGAACCAAGCTTCTCGTTCAGCAGGCCGGGCTGCCCTTAATCGTTATAGATTCTGCCAAACAAAAAGGAGAAACCTTTGGCGAACGCCTGCAGCACGCTGTTCAGCAAGTAGTTAATGCCGGTTACGAACAAGTTATTTGTTTAGGCAACGATTCGCCCGGGTTAACTCCCGGACTTATACGCTTAGCAGCCGCTAAATTGCAGCACCAGGATTTTGTTTTTGGCAGAGCAGCGGATGGCGGAGTTTACCTCATTGGTCTGCGTCAGCCAACCTTATCTAAACTTAATTTTGCTACCATACCCTGGCATACCGCTCAGGTTTTTCAGGAGTTGTGCCGGCAAACCAACTTATGCCGGGTAACCCTACTGGCTCCAATCCTGGCCGATGCGGACGACCAGGCAGCACTCCAAGGTATAAGTAACACCTTTACCACGGTTCGTTTTTTTAAAATTTTGCGTTCCTTACTTCAATTAGTAAGAGCGTTTGTGCCAAGTTTTACTCCGTTGTTTGTTGCCGCCCGGCTAACCTGCCAGGGCTTACGGGCGCCCCCCAGGGGAATATAG
- a CDS encoding radical SAM protein has translation MTQDFNHIESVYWVFTQLCNDECDHCYNNSGPRGERISEEECMAIIQNLPDHMDRLILSGGEPLADKKLLYQILDRLQERYQGRVQIMLQTNGDLLNEQILDTLLEKGVTRFDIASIDRYHKHAGSRLIELADIFASRGVNGDDHDPLVSKETYLTHHKASWGYWGATIDMWLGGNWARGRAFQKGLWKQDPDHNFCAILSGGKGFLTGAPDIPQEISIQLWKINPCCPGTKVPLGDARTEKVSDVLQRVSKSEIWQKINEGNPLAMGESIGITEAHAKARTAELKNICLWCDEFFEKHYKGEQLKQACHSCSIGES, from the coding sequence ATGACGCAAGACTTTAACCATATCGAATCGGTGTACTGGGTTTTTACTCAATTGTGCAACGACGAATGTGACCATTGCTACAACAACTCCGGACCCCGGGGCGAGCGCATTTCGGAAGAAGAATGCATGGCCATTATTCAAAATCTGCCGGACCACATGGACCGGCTGATTCTTTCCGGCGGCGAGCCTTTGGCCGATAAAAAACTGCTTTACCAAATCCTAGATCGTTTACAGGAGCGTTACCAGGGGCGCGTGCAAATTATGCTGCAAACCAACGGCGACTTACTGAATGAACAAATCCTGGATACTTTACTCGAAAAAGGGGTTACCCGCTTCGACATAGCCAGTATTGACCGGTATCACAAACACGCTGGTAGCCGCCTGATAGAGTTGGCCGATATATTTGCCAGCCGTGGCGTAAATGGCGATGACCATGACCCACTCGTTAGCAAAGAAACCTACCTTACTCACCATAAAGCTAGTTGGGGTTATTGGGGTGCCACCATTGATATGTGGTTAGGCGGAAACTGGGCGCGCGGCCGGGCTTTTCAAAAAGGTCTTTGGAAACAAGATCCAGATCATAATTTTTGTGCGATTCTTTCGGGTGGGAAAGGCTTTTTAACCGGCGCCCCGGATATCCCGCAGGAAATATCCATTCAGCTTTGGAAAATCAATCCTTGTTGCCCCGGCACCAAAGTTCCCCTGGGAGACGCCCGTACCGAAAAAGTATCAGATGTTTTGCAGCGAGTCTCTAAATCTGAAATCTGGCAAAAGATAAATGAGGGAAACCCTTTAGCTATGGGAGAAAGTATCGGCATCACCGAGGCGCATGCCAAAGCACGTACCGCCGAACTAAAGAACATTTGCCTCTGGTGCGATGAGTTTTTTGAAAAACATTATAAAGGTGAACAGTTAAAACAAGCTTGCCATAGTTGCTCGATTGGAGAATCCTAA
- a CDS encoding ABC transporter permease subunit produces MSITKKTTGFYWRFLFLLLAALPVAGGLMYGLANSFGLTGVLATGFTLEHWRQILGSGALLHSLAYSIYIALVAISIATALALFLSLYFKKSLDQGALSYLLFLPLTIPAMIMGFLVFELLTKSGLLSRIAYQAGWIVDLQDFPNLVHDSLGFGIILAHVGMAVPFLTLLFHVIYQEQDLHKLKAVSENLGAGKSYFLQHVALPILLKTAAPNLLLYFIFILGSYEIPLLIGSQQHQMVAVLAVQKFQRFNLLDIPQGYAISVAFTGLVLLLLLLFFKNVRRHV; encoded by the coding sequence TTGAGCATAACTAAGAAAACAACTGGTTTTTACTGGCGCTTCTTGTTCTTGTTGCTGGCAGCGTTACCCGTGGCTGGAGGACTAATGTATGGCTTAGCCAACAGCTTCGGCTTAACCGGGGTGCTGGCCACTGGTTTTACCCTTGAACATTGGCGCCAGATATTAGGGAGCGGTGCTTTGCTGCATTCGTTGGCTTACAGTATATACATTGCTTTGGTGGCCATTAGTATCGCTACTGCTTTGGCCTTGTTTTTATCTTTATATTTTAAAAAAAGTCTGGACCAGGGTGCGCTTAGCTACTTATTATTCCTGCCGTTAACCATTCCGGCCATGATTATGGGTTTCCTGGTATTCGAACTGCTTACTAAATCCGGATTACTTTCCCGGATAGCGTATCAAGCCGGTTGGATAGTAGACTTACAAGATTTCCCAAACCTGGTTCATGACTCCTTAGGCTTTGGGATTATTCTGGCGCATGTAGGCATGGCCGTACCTTTTTTAACTTTGTTATTTCACGTTATTTACCAGGAGCAGGATCTTCATAAACTAAAAGCAGTTTCCGAAAACCTGGGAGCCGGTAAATCTTATTTTCTGCAACACGTAGCCTTGCCCATTCTTTTAAAAACGGCAGCTCCTAACTTGCTGCTTTATTTTATTTTTATTTTGGGTTCTTACGAAATCCCGCTGCTCATTGGTAGCCAGCAACACCAAATGGTAGCCGTATTGGCGGTACAAAAATTTCAGCGCTTTAACCTGCTCGATATTCCACAGGGTTATGCCATTAGTGTAGCTTTTACCGGCTTGGTGCTGCTCTTACTTTTACTTTTTTTTAAAAATGTACGCCGCCATGTTTAG
- a CDS encoding ABC transporter permease, with protein sequence MFRKILLSTPMAAILLPYLFFGMLSLGQRWFYPDILPQHFTLDNWQQLFVKQGELQIGLFLSLILGLGVAFLSTLMGFVVSKEISWAKHKNRWLLLAYWPFVLAPVVLAILVQRFFLLTNMSGEVIGVLLGQLILAFPYAVILFQSFWNNQVLQLEQQSLTLGAPAGYTLRHILLPLAKPLLLMCFFQTFLISWFEYGLTQFIGLGKVKTLTILVFKYVNEANIFYAALASLLIMLPPALLLWFNKKFIFRGI encoded by the coding sequence ATGTTTAGGAAAATACTGCTGTCAACCCCCATGGCCGCCATTTTGCTGCCGTACCTGTTTTTCGGAATGCTATCGCTGGGCCAAAGGTGGTTTTACCCGGATATCTTGCCGCAACATTTTACCCTGGACAACTGGCAGCAACTATTCGTAAAACAAGGGGAACTCCAGATAGGGTTGTTTCTTTCGCTGATTTTAGGTTTGGGAGTTGCTTTTTTATCTACCCTGATGGGGTTTGTGGTTAGTAAGGAAATTTCGTGGGCCAAACATAAAAACCGATGGTTGCTGCTGGCTTACTGGCCCTTCGTGTTGGCTCCCGTGGTGCTAGCCATACTGGTACAACGTTTTTTTCTGTTAACCAACATGAGCGGCGAAGTAATCGGGGTATTATTGGGGCAGCTCATTCTGGCTTTTCCGTACGCGGTTATTTTATTTCAAAGCTTCTGGAATAATCAGGTACTACAACTCGAACAGCAATCTTTAACCTTGGGCGCTCCGGCGGGCTATACTTTACGGCACATCCTGCTGCCATTGGCCAAACCCCTCCTGCTTATGTGTTTTTTTCAAACATTTTTAATTTCCTGGTTTGAATATGGCTTAACGCAATTTATCGGTTTGGGAAAAGTTAAAACCCTTACCATATTGGTGTTTAAATACGTGAACGAAGCCAATATCTTCTATGCTGCTTTGGCTTCCTTGCTCATCATGCTGCCACCCGCCTTATTATTGTGGTTCAACAAAAAATTTATCTTTAGAGGAATTTAA
- a CDS encoding SulP family inorganic anion transporter → MKPFFRLFDFSQKINYKNEILAGLTVAMTMMPESLSFAILAGFPPLVGLHAAFIMGLITAVFGGRPGLISGGAGATAVVLIALMQSHGIEYVFAAVALAGVIQILVGIFKLGKFIRLVPQPVMFGFVNGLAVIIFMAQLQQFKTVVNGHLTWMSGQPLLIMAGLVALTIAIVIFFPRITKAVPSSLAAIIVVFLLVLGFDIDTRTVKDIASVSGGFPPFHIPQVPLSLDTLNVIFPYALIMAGVGLTEGLLTLNLVDEITTSRGNSNRECLAQGGANILNGFFYGMGGCPMIAQTLVNLSAGARARLSGIIAALTILVIILIGAPVIERVPMAALTGVMIMVAIGTFEWMSLRIINKMPQQDVFVGILVAAITIWLHNLALAVLIGVIISALVFAWDSAKRIRARKFVDGNGVKHYEIYGPLFFGSVTAFNEKFEIATDPKEVIVDFKDCRVADMSGIEALNKLTERYHQVGKKLHLRHLSEDCRLLLKNAESVIDVNILEDPIYHVAADK, encoded by the coding sequence ATGAAGCCTTTTTTCCGGTTGTTTGACTTTTCTCAAAAAATTAATTACAAAAACGAAATTCTGGCAGGTTTAACGGTGGCCATGACCATGATGCCCGAGTCGTTGTCTTTTGCTATCCTGGCCGGGTTCCCGCCCTTAGTTGGATTACATGCCGCATTTATTATGGGTTTAATAACCGCTGTTTTTGGCGGAAGGCCGGGCTTAATATCGGGAGGGGCCGGAGCTACGGCGGTGGTATTAATTGCGCTCATGCAATCGCATGGCATCGAATACGTTTTTGCCGCGGTGGCATTGGCCGGGGTAATTCAAATCTTGGTGGGAATATTTAAGCTGGGTAAATTTATTCGTCTGGTACCGCAACCCGTTATGTTCGGGTTTGTTAATGGTTTGGCCGTTATTATTTTTATGGCCCAGCTACAGCAATTTAAAACGGTTGTTAACGGCCATTTAACCTGGATGAGTGGTCAACCGTTGCTCATAATGGCCGGTTTAGTTGCTTTAACCATTGCTATCGTTATCTTTTTCCCGCGAATCACCAAAGCCGTTCCGTCGTCTTTAGCCGCTATTATCGTGGTGTTTTTGTTGGTATTGGGTTTCGATATTGATACCCGAACGGTAAAAGATATCGCCTCGGTAAGCGGTGGGTTTCCCCCTTTTCATATACCCCAGGTGCCTTTGTCGTTGGATACCCTGAACGTAATTTTTCCTTACGCCCTCATAATGGCCGGGGTAGGTTTAACCGAAGGCTTGCTGACTTTAAACCTGGTTGACGAAATTACTACCAGCCGCGGCAACAGTAACCGGGAATGTTTGGCCCAGGGAGGTGCCAATATTTTAAATGGATTTTTTTACGGAATGGGTGGCTGCCCCATGATTGCGCAAACCTTAGTAAACCTATCGGCCGGAGCCAGAGCGCGGCTGTCGGGGATTATAGCGGCTCTTACCATCTTGGTAATTATTCTTATTGGCGCCCCTGTAATAGAAAGAGTTCCAATGGCGGCCTTAACCGGGGTAATGATTATGGTGGCCATAGGTACCTTCGAATGGATGAGCCTGCGTATTATTAATAAAATGCCCCAACAGGATGTATTTGTAGGAATATTGGTGGCTGCCATTACAATTTGGCTGCATAATTTAGCCCTCGCGGTTTTGATAGGTGTCATTATTTCGGCGCTGGTGTTTGCCTGGGATAGCGCCAAGCGAATCCGGGCCAGAAAATTTGTAGATGGTAATGGGGTGAAGCACTACGAAATTTACGGGCCACTTTTCTTTGGTTCGGTTACCGCTTTTAACGAAAAGTTTGAGATTGCTACTGACCCGAAAGAAGTAATTGTTGACTTTAAGGATTGTCGGGTAGCCGATATGTCGGGCATTGAAGCCCTGAACAAACTGACAGAGCGTTACCACCAGGTAGGTAAAAAACTACATCTCCGGCATTTAAGCGAAGATTGTCGTTTGTTATTAAAAAATGCGGAATCGGTAATAGACGTAAATATTTTAGAAGATCCCATCTACCACGTTGCCGCCGATAAATAA
- a CDS encoding ABC transporter ATP-binding protein encodes MLQVNNLTKTYAHHPVLDQVSLELPLGQVLAVLGRSGCGKTTLLKVIAGLLPAETGIVSWAGQNMDAVPARNREMVYLFQEPLLFPHLTVFENLAYGLRVRKETEIAVQQKVSRMLEELELQEHARRMPHQLSGGQRQRVSFGRAIIFLPRVLLLDEPFGNLDAQTRATMQTFFLRLAKNFKITALFVTHDVKEALLVGDQYAYMVAGKFQIYASKAAFMADPVTGVREELAFWQAQEQNII; translated from the coding sequence ATGCTGCAAGTAAACAACTTAACTAAAACGTATGCGCACCACCCGGTGCTGGACCAGGTTTCGCTGGAGTTACCGCTGGGGCAGGTTCTAGCGGTGCTGGGTCGATCTGGTTGCGGTAAAACCACTTTGCTTAAAGTTATTGCGGGTTTGCTCCCGGCCGAAACGGGTATCGTTAGTTGGGCCGGACAAAACATGGACGCCGTACCCGCCCGTAACCGGGAAATGGTTTACCTGTTCCAGGAACCGTTGTTGTTTCCGCACTTAACGGTTTTTGAGAACCTTGCCTATGGTTTGCGTGTTCGTAAAGAAACCGAAATTGCTGTGCAGCAAAAGGTATCGCGTATGTTGGAGGAATTAGAACTACAGGAACACGCCCGGAGAATGCCGCATCAGCTTTCCGGTGGTCAGCGCCAACGGGTTTCTTTTGGCCGGGCCATTATCTTTTTACCACGAGTATTATTATTGGATGAACCCTTTGGTAACCTGGATGCACAGACGCGCGCGACCATGCAAACCTTTTTTTTACGGTTAGCTAAAAATTTTAAAATTACGGCTTTGTTTGTAACGCATGATGTAAAAGAAGCCTTGCTGGTTGGAGATCAGTATGCCTATATGGTGGCCGGCAAGTTTCAAATTTATGCTTCCAAAGCTGCTTTTATGGCTGATCCGGTAACGGGTGTCCGGGAAGAACTTGCCTTTTGGCAGGCTCAGGAACAAAACATTATATAG